In Bradyrhizobium symbiodeficiens, the genomic stretch CAAACAGTTGACAAGTGGAGGGCGGGCTTGTTGCATTGGTATCCTCACACGGGGAGAGCGACAAGCCGGGTCGCTGGCAATGAGGAGAGATGCGATGAAGCGTTTGCAGGCGGCTGTTGTGGCCCTGATGCTCGGTTTGCCGGCGGTGCCGGCGAGCGCGGGCGAGGCGGTGAACCTGATCCTCAACTGGACGCCGACGGCCGATCACGCGCCGTATTATTATGCCAAGGCGCAAGGCTGGTACGAGAAGGCGGGCATCGACCTCACCATCGAGACCGGCAAGGGCTCGGCCGTCTCCGCCGCCAAGGTCGGCTCCGGCGGCTCGCCGTTCGGCGTCGCCGATCTCGCCACCATGCTGGTGGCCAAGAGCAAGGGCGCCGACACCGTCGCGGTGATGAGCGTCTATGCCAACACCGGGCAGACGTTCTACTGGCTGAAGAGCTACGGCGTGAACGGCGTGAAGGATTTTGCCGGCCACAAGATCGGCAATCCGCCCGGCGATGCCTCGCGCGTGATGTGGCCAGCTTTCGCCAAGGCCGCCGGCATCGCGCCTGACGCCGTCGGCTTTGTCAATGTCGGACCGACCGCGAAGATCGCGGCACTGAAGAGCCACACCGTCGACATCATCAGCGACTTCTACAACGAGCACGACCTCAAGGTGATCGAGTTCGGCCAGGACCTCGGCTACGTCAACTGGAAGGACATCGGGCTCAATCCCTACGGCAATTCGCTGATCGTCAACGGCGCTTATCTGCAGAAGAACCCGAAGGTCGTCGAGGAGTTCGTGCGTGTTACGCAAAAGGCCTTTGCCGCCTGCGTTGCCGACGTCGCGCCGTGCCTGAAGGCGCTGCTCGACCAGGTCTCCGGTCTCGACCAGGCTAACCAGGAGCGCCAGTGGGAGCGCATCAAGTTCCTGATGACCGACGAGTTCACGACGACCAAGGGTCTTGGGTGGATCGACAGCGAGCGGATGAAGAAGGACTATGACCTGGTCCAGACTTATCTCGGCATGGAGAAGCCGTTCGACGTGACGACGGCGTTCACGACCAAGATGCTGGATCCCACCATCAAGATGGATGCGAGCAAGGTGAAGAAGTAGGGGGCGCTGCGCTCGCAATAGCGATGGGGAAACAGCTGCGCCATGCGCTGGTGCCCC encodes the following:
- a CDS encoding ABC transporter substrate-binding protein, yielding MKRLQAAVVALMLGLPAVPASAGEAVNLILNWTPTADHAPYYYAKAQGWYEKAGIDLTIETGKGSAVSAAKVGSGGSPFGVADLATMLVAKSKGADTVAVMSVYANTGQTFYWLKSYGVNGVKDFAGHKIGNPPGDASRVMWPAFAKAAGIAPDAVGFVNVGPTAKIAALKSHTVDIISDFYNEHDLKVIEFGQDLGYVNWKDIGLNPYGNSLIVNGAYLQKNPKVVEEFVRVTQKAFAACVADVAPCLKALLDQVSGLDQANQERQWERIKFLMTDEFTTTKGLGWIDSERMKKDYDLVQTYLGMEKPFDVTTAFTTKMLDPTIKMDASKVKK